From the genome of Verrucomicrobiaceae bacterium, one region includes:
- a CDS encoding DUF3368 domain-containing protein, with amino-acid sequence MSAPSVVVADTTPLNYLVLIDQVEVLHQLFGEVMIPEAVLTELYHPKAPAAVTGWLQKLPHWLHVVKVSQVDGTIQLGHGETEAISLAIEKAVSIVLMDERRGRAAAEARGLLPIGTLNILDLADERGLLDGVTSLYDLKQTTFRADEELLDRFEARMLARKA; translated from the coding sequence ATGAGCGCCCCAAGCGTCGTCGTGGCGGATACCACACCGCTGAATTACCTCGTTCTCATCGACCAAGTTGAGGTTCTTCATCAGTTGTTTGGCGAGGTGATGATCCCAGAAGCGGTGCTCACGGAGCTTTACCATCCCAAAGCGCCCGCCGCTGTCACAGGTTGGCTGCAAAAGCTGCCTCACTGGCTCCACGTCGTGAAAGTCTCTCAGGTGGACGGCACCATTCAGCTCGGCCACGGCGAAACCGAGGCCATCAGCCTCGCCATCGAAAAAGCTGTCTCCATTGTACTCATGGACGAGCGCCGAGGCCGCGCTGCAGCGGAGGCCCGCGGCTTGCTCCCCATCGGCACCTTGAATATCCTCGACCTCGCGGACGAACGCGGCCTCCTCGATGGTGTCACCTCGCTCTACGACCTCAAGCAAACCACCTTCCGCGCTGACGAAGAGCTGCTGGATCGCTTTGAAGCGCGGATGCTGGCTCGAAAAGCATGA
- a CDS encoding DUF1016 family protein yields the protein MKKPSASKKSLPTAKAKPDSLKGLLTEVRQLIQSARRGVATVVDTFQVMTNFEIGRRIVEHEQKGAKRAAYGAELLKELSARLTEEFGRGFSKANLEYMRRFYLEWQHRVPQIAQQPIGQLADSEICQQPTGKLAIPKIAQQTIGQSPISEQPILKSPFTISWTHYLVLLTIKDPDERSFYEIEATNAGWSVPELKRQKASCLYERLALSRDKAGIRKLAKEGQVIVRPEDLLKEPLVLEFLGLEEKSGYSESDLEQAIIDRLEHFLLELGKGFLFEARQKRFTFDEDHYFVDPCPVRYQLRQSKSETSAYLTGSIFYNRLLRCYVIIDLHPVRYSNQRRIAQRTPLSHGVKLDKATHQDLGQMEIYPVRYEHALRLCPSKPRRRQFLRRLHQRSQAALWRASRRQGAIYQGAASRGTRILRSVPNPRGRYEAREISENRLGQALHQIASCRLSHGAGVNYFDREVKLPEENPTIGLLLCKSAKKTIVELTLPKDANIHAKEPERSGDRLPQAARRASVASQYQLYLPSKELLKQKLEEWSVAASR from the coding sequence ATGAAAAAGCCGTCCGCCTCCAAGAAATCGCTCCCCACGGCCAAAGCCAAACCGGACAGCCTCAAAGGTCTGCTCACCGAGGTCCGCCAGCTCATCCAGAGCGCCCGCCGAGGTGTCGCCACCGTCGTGGACACCTTCCAGGTCATGACCAACTTCGAAATCGGTCGCCGCATCGTCGAGCACGAGCAAAAAGGCGCGAAGCGTGCGGCGTATGGCGCGGAGTTGTTGAAGGAGCTATCCGCGAGGCTCACCGAGGAGTTTGGGAGGGGGTTCTCCAAGGCGAATCTGGAATACATGAGGCGGTTCTATCTGGAATGGCAGCATCGCGTCCCTCAAATTGCCCAACAGCCTATTGGGCAATTGGCCGACTCCGAGATTTGCCAGCAGCCTACTGGCAAATTGGCGATCCCAAAGATTGCCCAACAGACTATTGGGCAATCCCCAATTTCCGAGCAGCCTATTCTGAAATCGCCCTTCACCATCAGTTGGACGCACTACCTCGTCCTCCTCACCATCAAAGACCCCGACGAACGCAGCTTCTACGAGATCGAGGCCACGAATGCCGGATGGTCCGTGCCGGAGCTGAAGCGCCAGAAAGCTTCCTGCCTTTACGAGCGGCTCGCGCTCAGCCGGGACAAGGCGGGCATCCGCAAGCTCGCCAAGGAAGGGCAGGTCATCGTGAGGCCGGAGGATTTGCTGAAGGAGCCGCTCGTGCTCGAGTTTTTGGGCCTGGAGGAAAAATCCGGCTACTCCGAGTCCGATCTGGAGCAGGCCATCATCGACCGTTTGGAGCATTTCCTGCTCGAACTCGGCAAAGGCTTCCTCTTCGAGGCCCGCCAAAAGCGCTTCACCTTCGATGAGGACCACTACTTCGTCGATCCCTGCCCCGTGAGATACCAGCTTCGACAGTCCAAAAGCGAAACGAGTGCTTATCTCACGGGGTCAATCTTCTACAACCGCCTATTGCGCTGCTACGTCATTATCGACCTTCACCCCGTGAGATACTCAAACCAGAGGCGAATAGCCCAACGGACGCCCTTATCTCACGGGGTAAAATTGGACAAGGCGACGCATCAAGACCTCGGGCAGATGGAGATTTACCCCGTGAGATATGAACATGCACTACGTCTATGTCCTTCGAAGCCACGCCGACGGCAATTTCTACGTCGGCTACACCAACGATCTCAAGCGGCGCTTTGGAGAGCATCAAGACGGCAAGGTGCCATCTACCAAGGGGCGGCTTCCCGTGGAACTCGTATATTACGAAGCGTGCCGAACCCGCGAGGACGCTACGAAGCGCGAGAAATATCTGAAAACCGCCTGGGGCAAGCGCTACATCAAATCGCGTCTTGCCGGCTATCTCACGGGGCGGGCGTGAACTACTTCGACCGCGAGGTGAAGCTCCCGGAGGAGAACCCCACCATCGGCCTCCTCCTCTGCAAATCCGCCAAAAAGACCATCGTCGAACTCACCCTGCCGAAAGACGCCAACATCCACGCGAAGGAACCGGAGCGCAGCGGAGATAGACTGCCGCAGGCAGCCCGTAGGGCGAGCGTAGCGAGTCAATATCAGCTTTACTTGCCGTCGAAGGAACTGCTGAAGCAGAAGTTGGAGGAGTGGAGTGTTGCCGCTTCTCGTTGA
- a CDS encoding UPF0175 family protein, translating to MTLVLELPDAWKRLLGLDTADAPERAREMLITESYREGRLSRGQAAEMLGLGFHEAEAFFKRHGAEQQPSWEELEASAEKLRVALQS from the coding sequence ATGACACTCGTTCTCGAACTCCCGGATGCTTGGAAGCGTTTGCTTGGCCTCGACACAGCCGATGCGCCCGAACGCGCCCGTGAGATGCTGATCACGGAAAGCTACCGCGAAGGCAGGCTCTCTCGTGGCCAGGCCGCTGAGATGCTCGGACTGGGTTTTCACGAGGCCGAGGCCTTCTTCAAGCGACACGGTGCCGAGCAACAGCCGAGCTGGGAAGAACTGGAGGCCAGTGCTGAAAAACTCCGCGTGGCGCTCCAGTCATGA
- a CDS encoding alpha/beta hydrolase — MKTLILLVTLLTVTVFAEPPRPGQLPAGIKLERDIAYIENGDEAQKLDIYLPEKPSDKPLPLIVHIHGGGWRAGNKFPCPVSAMVLKGYAVASVEYRFSQKAVFPAQIQDCQAAIRWLRAHAKDYNFDTEHLGAVGGSAGGHLSALVGTSGGKKAFPTIGGYFDQSDRVQAVIDIYGPADFSTVVQQAAEDKNVKNIFAFNTPSDPYSGLIGAQLDDKAKADAVSPVHYVSKDNPPFLILHGTHDTLVPYAQSVQLEAALKAQNIPVWLQTLPGAGHGGPAFGKPAVIQLMQAFFDKHLKSTDVEIKLVPESELALPASK; from the coding sequence ATGAAAACGCTCATCCTTCTCGTCACCCTTTTGACGGTCACCGTCTTTGCTGAGCCGCCGCGCCCTGGCCAACTACCCGCAGGCATCAAACTAGAACGCGACATCGCCTACATCGAAAATGGCGACGAAGCGCAGAAGCTCGACATCTACCTGCCCGAGAAGCCCTCCGACAAGCCGCTGCCACTGATCGTCCACATCCACGGCGGCGGCTGGCGTGCGGGGAACAAATTCCCCTGCCCTGTGAGTGCGATGGTGCTCAAGGGCTATGCTGTGGCGAGTGTGGAGTATCGCTTCAGCCAAAAAGCCGTCTTCCCCGCACAGATCCAGGATTGCCAAGCCGCCATCCGATGGCTGCGTGCGCATGCGAAGGACTACAACTTCGACACCGAGCATCTCGGAGCCGTCGGCGGCTCCGCGGGCGGTCATCTCTCCGCGCTCGTCGGCACCTCCGGCGGCAAAAAGGCCTTTCCGACCATCGGCGGCTATTTTGATCAATCCGACCGCGTGCAAGCCGTCATCGACATCTATGGCCCCGCCGACTTCAGCACCGTCGTGCAACAAGCCGCTGAGGACAAAAACGTGAAGAACATCTTTGCCTTCAACACACCCAGTGATCCCTACTCCGGCCTCATCGGTGCCCAGCTAGACGACAAAGCGAAAGCCGATGCCGTGAGCCCCGTGCACTACGTCAGCAAAGACAATCCGCCCTTCCTCATCCTCCACGGCACGCACGACACGCTCGTGCCGTATGCGCAGAGCGTACAGCTTGAGGCAGCTCTCAAAGCCCAAAACATCCCTGTTTGGCTCCAAACCCTGCCCGGTGCCGGCCACGGTGGTCCCGCCTTCGGCAAACCTGCCGTCATCCAGCTCATGCAGGCCTTCTTCGACAAGCATCTCAAAAGCACCGACGTGGAAATCAAGCTCGTGCCCGAGTCAGAACTCGCCCTCCCCGCGTCGAAGTAA
- a CDS encoding SMP-30/gluconolactonase/LRE family protein: protein MRFFSLLAISAFFCGHSSFAQDIKPGRIETFQFTQSKIFPGTVREITVFIPAQYDASKPACVYVKTDGYNPREKANLELAIATKEMPVTVGVFVRPGEVPAPMKGTAPRRNRDFEYDGISENNVRFFDEEVLPFVAKQYQLNLSTSGNDRCIVGGSSGGIAAFTAAWHHPEAFSRVYAASGSWVAFRGGHEFPTMVRKFEARPIRSYLTTATHDMENAAGDWFLVDQEMDKALKFSGYDYQFRTIDGKHVAGYAEHWMEAMAFIWKNWPEKVKAGPSAPRAQEILLPGEDWKLVAEGFKSTRGASTAANGEVFFADTSADKIHRIGLNDEVSVFAEKTGNAHCVSVGADGSLYTISEKSGQLLRYDTSGKSSVVLDGILGHSILAHPNGSLYVTDNDAKKPNNGGSVWLIKDGKKKQVDAGIKFATGLAFRPDQWLLSVAEGHSKWAYSYQIADDGSLINKERFFHLHVQDWDDDAGPECLCYSQEGRQFIATKSGIQISADDGPTQVILTVPDRGRVTAVAIGGKDKDTLYAFCGNKIWKRKIQQHALGAWSPWTKVVPNKL, encoded by the coding sequence ATGCGCTTCTTCTCCCTTCTTGCGATCTCTGCGTTCTTTTGCGGCCATTCGTCCTTCGCGCAGGACATCAAACCCGGCCGCATCGAGACCTTCCAGTTCACGCAGAGCAAGATCTTCCCCGGCACCGTGCGTGAGATCACCGTCTTCATCCCGGCGCAATACGACGCCAGCAAGCCGGCCTGCGTTTATGTGAAGACCGATGGCTACAACCCACGTGAGAAGGCGAACCTCGAGCTCGCCATCGCCACGAAGGAGATGCCGGTGACGGTCGGCGTCTTCGTGCGGCCCGGCGAGGTGCCAGCACCGATGAAAGGCACCGCGCCTCGTCGCAATCGCGACTTTGAATACGACGGCATCAGCGAAAACAACGTCCGCTTCTTTGACGAGGAAGTGCTGCCTTTCGTCGCGAAGCAGTATCAGCTCAATCTCAGCACCAGCGGCAATGATCGCTGCATCGTCGGCGGAAGCAGTGGCGGCATCGCAGCCTTCACCGCCGCTTGGCACCACCCGGAGGCCTTCAGCCGCGTTTATGCCGCCAGCGGCAGTTGGGTGGCGTTTCGCGGCGGACATGAGTTTCCCACGATGGTGCGAAAATTCGAGGCACGGCCCATACGCTCGTATCTCACCACCGCCACGCACGACATGGAAAACGCGGCAGGCGACTGGTTCCTCGTCGATCAGGAGATGGACAAAGCACTCAAGTTTTCCGGCTACGACTACCAGTTCCGCACCATCGACGGCAAGCACGTCGCCGGTTACGCGGAGCACTGGATGGAGGCGATGGCCTTCATTTGGAAAAACTGGCCCGAGAAGGTCAAAGCAGGCCCCAGTGCCCCGCGAGCCCAAGAAATCCTCCTCCCCGGCGAAGACTGGAAACTCGTCGCCGAGGGCTTCAAAAGCACTCGCGGAGCCTCCACCGCCGCGAATGGCGAAGTTTTCTTCGCCGACACATCCGCCGACAAAATCCATCGCATCGGCCTCAACGATGAAGTCAGCGTTTTCGCCGAAAAAACCGGCAATGCGCATTGCGTCAGCGTTGGAGCCGATGGATCGCTTTACACCATCTCCGAGAAATCCGGCCAACTCCTGCGCTACGACACCTCGGGCAAGTCCAGCGTCGTTTTGGACGGCATCCTCGGCCACAGCATCCTCGCGCATCCGAATGGCAGCCTCTACGTCACCGACAACGACGCGAAGAAGCCCAACAACGGCGGCAGCGTGTGGCTCATCAAGGACGGCAAAAAGAAGCAAGTCGATGCCGGCATCAAATTCGCCACCGGCCTCGCTTTCCGTCCCGACCAATGGCTCCTCAGCGTCGCCGAAGGCCACTCAAAATGGGCCTACAGCTATCAAATTGCCGACGACGGCTCGCTCATCAACAAAGAGCGCTTCTTCCACCTTCACGTCCAAGATTGGGATGACGACGCCGGCCCCGAATGCCTCTGCTACTCGCAGGAAGGCCGTCAATTCATCGCAACCAAGAGCGGCATCCAAATCAGCGCCGACGACGGCCCCACACAGGTCATCCTCACCGTCCCTGATCGCGGCCGCGTCACCGCCGTCGCCATCGGCGGCAAGGACAAAGACACGCTCTACGCCTTCTGCGGAAACAAGATTTGGAAACGCAAGATCCAACAGCATGCGCTCGGTGCATGGAGCCCGTGGACGAAGGTGGTGCCGAACAAGCTGTAG
- a CDS encoding DUF1592 domain-containing protein: MQRHVQWMPMSHEHFLPLSKTPIRLAAAMCLTVMWTSAPGFAQSAADSAFATMQATAQKAFKQHAEKFVKEYCVECHGNRRSKAGLNLEVAVRKPGDSAFARKWMEAIANVNAHDMPPDDADQPSEDERKRFLDAVAQVKYLAARDPGPFVIRRLTKVEYGNTLHDFLGVDASIAKELPDDVPGEGYPNSLSPMQTEQYLGIANAALKKMPAEAQKRLFGGEEVHVREVARSLARTAYRRPPTESELDVLVSVFALAQANKLQRIAALRFMLKAVLVSPQFLFITPSKDTPKGEKIVPLDDYQLASRLSYLLWATMPDAELSKLADEGKLHEPDVLKAQTKRLLSDKRSRALFDGFGAQWLGTAELKDKTFDEAKFPEMTPELRSAMYDEARLFFESIVRENRSVVSFVNSDYTFLNGTLAKIYGLEKKIAGSDMQKVKLTDANRGGILAMPGVLATTSFATRTSAVKRGVWVLEQVLGQHVPPAPPNVPALEKQDQKKVANLTLRQRTELHRTNAVCANCHKLLDPIGFGLENFDAIGRWRDKDESGGAIDAVGELPGGKRFSSPKELKALIAARETDLTRNLTEKLLAYTLCRQLDGYDHVIVDQMLKTIANDGHKMQTLITEIVTSYPFLNRRVVE; encoded by the coding sequence ATGCAAAGGCACGTTCAGTGGATGCCAATGTCGCACGAACATTTTCTCCCACTCTCAAAAACTCCTATCAGGCTAGCCGCAGCGATGTGCCTAACGGTCATGTGGACCTCTGCGCCGGGATTTGCTCAATCGGCTGCGGACTCAGCTTTTGCCACGATGCAAGCCACGGCTCAAAAAGCCTTCAAGCAGCATGCCGAGAAGTTTGTGAAAGAATACTGTGTCGAATGCCATGGCAATCGACGCTCCAAGGCTGGGCTTAATCTAGAGGTCGCGGTGCGAAAGCCGGGTGATTCGGCTTTTGCTCGCAAGTGGATGGAAGCCATCGCGAACGTGAATGCACACGACATGCCGCCGGACGATGCCGACCAGCCCAGCGAAGACGAGCGGAAGCGCTTTCTCGATGCCGTCGCCCAGGTCAAATACCTCGCTGCTCGTGATCCTGGCCCCTTTGTCATCCGCCGCCTCACGAAGGTGGAGTATGGCAATACGCTGCACGACTTCCTCGGCGTGGATGCATCCATCGCGAAGGAATTGCCCGATGACGTGCCCGGCGAGGGCTATCCCAATTCGCTCTCGCCGATGCAGACTGAGCAGTATCTCGGCATCGCGAATGCCGCGCTGAAGAAAATGCCCGCTGAGGCTCAGAAGCGGCTGTTTGGGGGCGAGGAGGTTCACGTCAGAGAAGTTGCACGCAGCCTTGCCCGCACGGCTTACCGACGACCGCCCACCGAATCCGAACTCGATGTGCTGGTCAGCGTTTTTGCTCTCGCTCAAGCAAACAAACTTCAACGAATCGCCGCGCTGCGTTTCATGCTGAAGGCCGTTCTCGTCTCTCCGCAGTTCTTGTTCATCACGCCATCCAAAGACACGCCCAAAGGCGAAAAGATCGTGCCGCTGGATGACTACCAACTCGCCAGCCGCCTCTCGTATCTGCTGTGGGCCACCATGCCGGATGCGGAGCTGTCAAAGCTCGCCGACGAAGGCAAGCTGCACGAGCCCGATGTTCTCAAAGCACAGACGAAGCGTCTTTTGTCTGATAAACGCTCACGAGCGCTCTTTGACGGCTTCGGAGCGCAGTGGCTCGGCACCGCCGAATTGAAGGACAAGACCTTCGACGAGGCCAAGTTCCCCGAAATGACCCCTGAACTGCGCTCCGCCATGTATGACGAGGCGCGGCTCTTCTTTGAAAGCATCGTGCGTGAGAACCGCAGCGTCGTCAGCTTCGTGAACAGCGACTACACCTTCCTCAATGGCACGCTCGCAAAGATCTACGGCCTCGAAAAGAAGATCGCCGGCTCCGACATGCAAAAGGTGAAGCTCACCGATGCGAACCGCGGCGGCATCCTGGCCATGCCCGGCGTGCTCGCCACCACGTCCTTCGCCACACGCACCAGCGCCGTGAAGCGCGGCGTGTGGGTGCTGGAGCAGGTGCTCGGCCAGCATGTGCCGCCCGCGCCGCCGAACGTGCCCGCGCTGGAAAAGCAGGATCAGAAGAAAGTCGCCAACCTCACCCTGCGCCAACGCACCGAACTGCACCGCACCAACGCTGTGTGCGCCAACTGCCACAAACTCCTCGACCCCATCGGCTTCGGTTTGGAAAACTTCGACGCCATCGGCCGCTGGCGCGACAAAGACGAGTCCGGCGGTGCCATTGATGCCGTCGGCGAACTCCCCGGCGGCAAACGCTTCTCTTCACCGAAGGAACTCAAAGCCCTCATCGCCGCCCGCGAGACCGATTTGACCCGCAACCTCACCGAAAAACTCCTCGCCTACACTCTCTGCCGCCAGCTCGATGGCTACGACCACGTCATCGTGGACCAAATGCTCAAGACTATCGCGAACGACGGCCACAAGATGCAGACGCTCATCACCGAGATCGTGACGAGCTATCCGTTTTTGAATCGACGCGTCGTGGAGTGA